The nucleotide sequence CAGGAAATAACCGTCAGTTCCAGGTTTTCATAAACCAGTGTCTCGCCAATTTCGGGAACTTTTTGAAAGTGAAAGAACAAAAATCCCCCCAGTGTATGATATTCGTCAACGATTGGGAAGGCTAACTCCAGTCGCTCATTGACCTCCTCAATGTCAGTTTGAGCCTGCACCATAAAGGTCTGATTGTCTAGGGCGCGAATGGCGGGAGTTGGGTCTGCTTCACCTTCGTCCGTACCGATAATTTCGTTAATCATGTCTTTCAATGTCACCAGACCGGCTGTTCCCCGTGATTCTGCTTCCCGAATCATCACCATACTGAGGCGATAGCGTTGCATTAAAGGCAGCAAATCCCCTAACTGAGTTCCTTCTGGGACAAACCAAACGGGCCTGATCCAAGGCAAAATGCTATCTGCTGGAGCCAGTTCACCTGTGGCTAATGGGGCGGCTAAATCCTTAAAAGCCAGAATCCCCCGCACAGAATCCAAAGACTCGCGCATGACGGGAAAGTAAGAGTGTCCGGTTTCTGCCACAACTGAGAGGACATCGCTTAAGGTCGCCACATCAGGTAACGCTTCAATTTGAGTTCGGGGAATCATCACTTCCTCCACAAGAACATCCCCAAAAGCAAAGACATTGGTTAATAATTCCCGCTCATCTTCCTCCAGGCCACTGGACTCTTCCGAGCGAATCATAATTTCCAACTCTTCTGGGGTGACTTGGTAAGAAAGCAAAGAATTGGCATCGCCCAGGCCAAAGAGATCCAATAAACCCTGAGTCGAAGCGGTTAACAACCAGATAATGGGCTTCACTAAACGGGCAATCCACAAACTAGCTGGCCCGAGAGAGCGAGATAATTCCTCTGGAAAACGGAGGGCTAAGCCCTTGGGGACTAACTCACCTAGGACAATTTGTAGGTATGCCGTCAGGAAAAATGCCAGTGGAATTGTTAAGGCATGGCTCCAGTTGGGGTTAGGTAAAAAGGGAACCGCGGCAAACAGATGACTGACCAAGGGGGCCACAATGACTTCTCCCACCCAGCCAAGGCTTAAGCAGGCCAAGGTAATGCCCAATTGAGTGGTAGATAACAACCGATCCAAACGCTGCTGGAGAATTTGAACTTGGCGTGCGCCCCGTTGCCCTTCCGCAACTAGTTGTTCAACCCGCGTCCGGCGGACATTGATAATTGAAAACTCTGCTGCCACAAAGAAAGCATTGATCACCAGTAAGAAGATGACAAAAAGTAATCGCCACCCCAGGCCGGGTTCAGCAGTTCCGGGCAAGGCCATTACAGAGGGCCAAAACGTCACCATCCCAGTCAGCAACAGCAGCATTAGGGTTCAACAGGAATATCTTTAATGGAAAGCTTGATATCTTGGTTGGGAAAGTCTGTGAGGGAAAGATTCAAGGTCTGCACTTCAGCCAAACTGGTTAAGGGAATGTGAATCGTCCCAGAGTATGATTCGCTCTTCGCTGGAACCTCTGTGGGTAGGCCTTTGGTAATGGCAATCAATGGCGTGCCTTGATCACTCATAATATCCAGATAGGTATAGATAAATTGCACGTTCACGGGACTTTGATTGGTCAGAGTTACGGCTAGCACCAGATCATCATTCACCTGAGAAACTGAATTGACTGCTAGTTTGACCCCCTCAACCGTTACCACCTTGGGAAAACCGGCCCCCGCTGGAGCTTCAGCATTTACAGGAGACTGCGTGGGTGTAGGCGTAACGCTTGCTGTGGGCTGGGCCGGCCTGGGCTTGTTAGTCGTAATCCCCTCGGTCTGGGCAATAATGTCGGATTCTTTCAGGAAGGTTTGCCTTGGACTTGATGTTTCAGCCTCACTACTCACATCGCCCAAGATTGGATTAACCACAGGCTGAGTTACACCCCGCAGGGACTCCCGGCCAAAGAAATAGCCCCCCAGAGTACTTAAACTCCCAGCAATTAACATAATTGCCAAAAGAACAAGACTAAGCTGAAGCCGCGAACTCTTTTCCGGGTTCATGGTTAAGTTGGGGTGACAGGATGACAAAACAGCACTCAAATTGCGACTAAAATAGCTCTTAATGCAGCAGCATAATGCCAACGATTGCTAGAGTTTCCAGGGTTGGCCGAGCGGATGAGGCAGCGAACTCATAATTCGCCTTAGGCAGGTTCAACTCCTGCACCCTGGACTTGCCACTCATTTGGAATCGGCAGTCATCACACCCACAATCGGGCCTAGATTAACTTGATCAACCGCAGCCCATAGAACAAGGTAATGGCAATGCCAGTAGCTCCCCCAATCCAGAGGCCATAAGCAACAATTTCCATGACTGACTACTCCTTTCTTGAAAAATAAATACATACTTGCTTAGTGATTAAAAACTTAACATCTTCCGGTTCTTTCCGGACAGGAACAAGGCCTAATCCCCAAGGCAAAATCTACGGCCCCGGCCTAACGGTAACGGCTTGGCCTCATCGCAACCCGTTTTAACCTGACT is from Synechococcus sp. PCC 6312 and encodes:
- a CDS encoding hemolysin family protein, which encodes MLLLLTGMVTFWPSVMALPGTAEPGLGWRLLFVIFLLVINAFFVAAEFSIINVRRTRVEQLVAEGQRGARQVQILQQRLDRLLSTTQLGITLACLSLGWVGEVIVAPLVSHLFAAVPFLPNPNWSHALTIPLAFFLTAYLQIVLGELVPKGLALRFPEELSRSLGPASLWIARLVKPIIWLLTASTQGLLDLFGLGDANSLLSYQVTPEELEIMIRSEESSGLEEDERELLTNVFAFGDVLVEEVMIPRTQIEALPDVATLSDVLSVVAETGHSYFPVMRESLDSVRGILAFKDLAAPLATGELAPADSILPWIRPVWFVPEGTQLGDLLPLMQRYRLSMVMIREAESRGTAGLVTLKDMINEIIGTDEGEADPTPAIRALDNQTFMVQAQTDIEEVNERLELAFPIVDEYHTLGGFLFFHFQKVPEIGETLVYENLELTVISCDGPRLDQIQILKHPSLPESIIDI